tttttttttgtcattccaaacttctctttttttttcttttaccagGTGGGGAAGATAGGACCATTGAGTTTATGCAACGACAAGGCCGCAAGAGCTTTAAGACTCCCCTCTTACTAGATCATCACAATGATGATAAGGGAAGTATTAAACATCCTTTTCCTATGAATCTTTTCTTAAAACCCTGGAGGCTCAGTCACTGGTTCTATCAAGTTGTTAAGTTTGGTATTGTTCAATATGTATGTATGTTTCCCCCATCCTCCTACATGTCTTGTCTCTTTGAGGTCCAACTAAATACTATTCCTTTCTTTGGCAGATGATTATAAAGTCTCTCACTGCTCTCACTGCCCTCATTCTTGAAGCCTTCGGTGTGTACTGTGAAGGAGAGTTTAAATGGAGTTGTGGGTACGTCCAtgcctttttttcttttttctgataACCACATTGCTATAACaatgaagaaacaaaacaaaaaaaataatgtttccGTTTTGCCTGTGATTTCTTCTGTAGGTACCCTTACTTGGCAGTTGTTCTAAATTTTAGTCAGTCATGGGCATTATACTGTCTGGTTCAGTTCTATGGTGCAACAAAAGATGAGCTTTCCCACATAAATCCACTTGCCAAGTTTCTAACCTTCAAGTCCATCGTGTTTATGACTTGGTGGCAAGGTGTTGCCATTGCTCTTCTCTCTTCCCTCGGTTTGTTCAAAAGTTCCATTGCACATAGCTTGCAGCTCAAGACTAGTGTTCAAGATTTCATCATTTGCATTGAGGTACCACCTACATCTCCTTCTTGTACCAACATTCCTGcaaataaatatcatttgtGCTCAAACAAATTCCACTCTGTTTTTCTATCTCAAAGTCTGTGTTGGTCTAACGCAGATGGGTATTGCTTCGGTTGTTCACCTGTATGTATTCCCAGCAAAACCTTACGGTCTACTGGGAGATCGCTTTACTGGATCTGTTTCAGTTCTCGGGGACTATGCATCCGTGGACTGCCCTATTGATCCCGATGAGATTAGGGACAGTGAGAGACGAACAAAAGTCCGTCTTCCACATCCTAACGTTGATATCAGAAGTGGTATGACCATCAAAGAAAGCATGAGAGATGTTTTCGTTGGTGGTGGTGAATACGTGAGTTTTCCTCATTTCTTTCACatgcaaataaaaaatgatgaaGAGCTTAGGCTATATCTATATGTTATGTTGTAGATTGTTAAAGACGTGAGGTTCACAGTGACTCAAGCAGTCGAGCCTATGGAGAAGAGCATCACAAAGTTTAATGAGAAACTGCACAAGATCTCTCAGAACATAAAGAAACACGACAAGGACAAGAGAAGAGTTAAGGATGACTCTTGCATGTCATCATCATCTAGTCGGCGAGTGATTCGCGGGATCGATGATCCGCTTTTAAATGGGAGTTTTAGTGACAGCGGAGTTACTAGGACCAAAAAGCACCGCCGCAAATCAGGTTACACCAGCGCCGAAAGCGGGGGAGAGAGCAGTAGTGATCAAGCTTATAGTGGATTTGAAGTCAGGGGCCGTAGATGGATCACAAAAGATTAACATTCATTCAAGGAGAGAGACCATTCTACATTAAAGCTCAGGTGTTTTGCAGATCACCAAGAAGCcgttaaatatttaatatatatttttatgtacaGAGTTGAAGATACATAACATGAGGCATGATTTCTTATTCCAAACAGAAGAATAAACCTTCATAACTTAACAAAATCATCAAATAGCAAACCACACTACCATAGAGTGAATCAATCCGGTTCCGGACCGGCTTGTCAATGTGCTTGACAATTTGAGTTGCACTTTGTGGAATTTCGCCATATCTCCTATTGTTCATCTCTCTCCATATATAACAGCTTGAAAAGTATATTAAGTAAGAAATAATATTGTGTTATCTCTTGTCTTGTCCATCACCAAATCAAGTAGCTCAGTTCAGATAGTTGTGTATCTCACAGCAACCAGCTTCCCGGTTAACTTCTGTCATATCTCTTCttgataaaagtatcaaaagAATAAGTGAGCTCTCTTCTTCATTGTGCCATTGCAAAGCACACATGTCGCATCTGCTTACGGGTTCCATCTCAAGACTCGCTCCCATGTGGCTAGTCTATCTCGGATGGCAAGCCAAGCTATCACAAAGAATTTTGGGGTCGCAGCCAAGAACCAAATTCCCTGATACCAAACAGCTGAGAACTATAAGACTAGATACTTTCAAAATTCGCCACGTCTGGCTAGTGCTGAAACTTTGGTTAAAATTGTTTCTAATTCCTTTCCACAATTGAATATCCTCGTTGTGTCCCAACCCTTGGTTCTCAATTTCAGAATTTCCTTTTCATACTGATTCACAGCTGTCTCCACAGTGGCATTGATttctataacaaaatatatctaCATAATATATCAAAAACGTATTACTAATTAAACAATAGTGATTTATGTATGTTGTTTTGATTAGTTAGCCAAATAAATAagctaatatatataagtataaatttataatcGATCTTGTAACAATTTGTTAGTTTGGAATTAGTGATCTCACGTTCCAATCATATTGGACCTTATCTTTATTATTTGTTAACTATATTAACAATCTGaatgtttttttgttcatctttcCACTTTAGAGAACTTCTTTCATggtttgcagttttttttttgaaaagccTCCTAGTGTCTTAATAAATTGAAGTTAATCTATTTTGAAATCCATATTTAAATATCCATCAGAACGTTTTTTctgaataaaaaatgaaaaatatataatgaaataaatCGGTAGTAAAACTGTTTCAAAAACTAAATCCAGTTGCTTGTGGATAAAAGATTATAGACAgattgaatattttataaaacatttcaTAGTTCTAATATGGTTGCCATGAAAGATTGAACTGATGGTAAGGTGTCAAAATCATTTAAAccagaaaatatgataaatatgattaaattaaattgaaaataatttatggaTATGATTAAGTTATAGAACCATTAATAGAAGATATATTAACAGTAATTTATTTGGATGGTCTCAAAATTGAATGATATACTTATTGTTTTTAAGAGTTCTAGGTATACTAATTAAATAGTGAGTGACATTTTTTGTACATATCATTGAgaaataaattatttctaaataatattcatgttttaataagataaaaattattagtgaattaatctaataaaatatttttataagatgatttttttaatcaatcTATTTAAATAGAATAGACTATCTATTCATCAAAACAAACACACTTAAAATCATTTTCCGATGGTTTCTGTTTTGGCGACTTTCCATTGCGTGAGTCTCTCCTCATGCATGCAGGTACAATTCCATTgctttttattattgttactaTAGACAATAACTTGATTTTATTCAAATGCTGTTATATTCCATCCACAATGAATTCTTCTTTTCGgtttttatttaatcattacATGCCTATTTAATCATTACATGCCTGCACGTAAACACAGTtttctaatattatattttctgtatttaacttataaattttgaaCTAGTTggcttttaaaaacaaaagaaaaatttagaaGATAAGTCTAATTTTGGAATAGAAAAAAGTAAGACAATTTCAACTGGAATAGATTAGGAGATAAGAATGTAATGAGATCATCAAACAgctaactaattaaaaaaaagtaatgataCAACTTACAGACAGAACAAAGCGGGAGATTCGGTAAGTTGCTAAAACACATACGAAtaaagagttaaaaaaaaatattgagtgtTTATTTGTTGGAGATTAGTTTGGAGTTCGTCTCATAGTTTCTCGGCAACCAACTTTTGCTCTGCCTTAGCAACGTCATTTCTGTAGAAAAAAATGACCTCTTGTTCATCCTCGGCCTCCTCATTTTGCACACTCTCCTTTCCATTtctcttgttttcttcttattctttgtagcctccctccctccctctctctctctttctccttctcctGTGTCTTACACAATTAATGGCGTCTTTAAAtttgaagatgaagaaaaggGAGAATTATGGCACCGAACCTGACAAGAAAAAACTGGCTATGGCCGGAATCCGACACCAGTTACTGCTACTCCTTCGCCGCCGTCACCGTTTATTCCCTCTGGTCTCTGCCTTCTCcggctgtctcctcctcctcctcctcttctccttttcCTTCCCTCCTGTGATCCATCGCTCACCACCAGGCGTACGTTTACATTCATTCATTTCAACAACTTAATATGAAAATCCATCTTCAGAAATTTcatttctctgttttgttttcagAGGAAGAATCAAATTGCCGTGGAACCCAAGCTTCTCGTACCCGTACGTTAAAAGCTCTTAGCATTGATACATTACCGAAtaccttctcttttttttttaactaaacaCATGATATCATTATTTTGGTAATCTCAGGAAAATGGAGGAAGATCGGATCGGCACTTATGGAGCTCGAAATTGTCCAACTCCTACTATGGCTGCAGCAATGCCAGTGACACCTTTCAAGGTATGTTAGGCACCcttaaaaaaaattcctctGTTTTAATCAGCTGATGCTTATTGGAATGGGTGGCAGTTTTGGATAAGACGAGTCAAACAGATCGATATCTACTGATCGCTACGAGCGGAGGGTTAAACCAACAGCGAACAGGGGTGAGTTTcacatattatattatatactacCTGCTTGGAGAGCCGATTTGTTTCTctgactttctttttttttgggtggtgGGGGGATCTAACTCAGATAATAGACGCTGTGGTTGCGGCTTACATCCTAAATGCCACTCTTGTGATCCCTAAACTGGACCAAAATTCATACTGGAAGGACACCAggtcctcctctctctctctctctctctctctctatatatatatatatatatattattctccTGCATTTGAAGGAGATTGAATTTCTTGCTTTTTTCTAACACATAACTTCTTTTGGTGCAGCAACTTCGAAGAAATATTTGACGTTGATTGGTTCATTACGCATCTCTCCAAAGATGTCAAGATCATCAAGGAGCTTCCTAAAGGAGAAGAGTCAAGACTCATTGGCCTACAGTCCATTCGTGTTCCCAGGAAGTGCACACCCTCTTGCTACCTGCAGCGTGTTTTGCCCCTTCTTAAGAAGAAGCATGTCAGTCAGTTTTCTACTCCAAAAGTTGGCCCTCTTTGATATTATTATGAGTATGCTCATGATCAACTCTGATATTGCAGGTTGTACAACTCTCTAAATTCGATTACAGGCTGGCCAACCAGCTGGATTCAGAGCTACAGAAGCTGAGGTGTAGAGTGAACTACCATGCGGTGAGATATACGGAGACTATCAACAAGATGGGCCAAACTCTGGTTGACCGGATGAGAACCAAATCCAAACACTTTGTTGCCCTTCATCTCAGGTACCACAAATAAAgaactctttaaaaaaaaagaaaaaaaatgaatatagcTAATCAGATGCGGCATGTTTGTTCTAGGTTCGAACCTGATATGCTGGCCTTCTCCGGATGCTATTATGGGGGAGGTCAGAAAGAGAGACTTGAACTCGGAGCTATGAGAAGAAGGTGGAAAACTTTACACGTGAGGATGAGTTGCTTTCCATATGTATAATAACTCTTTCATCAATTCAACACTAAATtaatttgcaatgtaatgtgtAGGCGGCAAACCCTGACAAGGTACGGGAGCACGGGAGATGTCCCCTGACTCCAGAGGAGATCGGTCTGATGCTCAGGGGCTTAGGCTTTGGCAGAGAAGTTCACTTGTACGTTGCATCAGGCGAGGTATACGGAGGGGATGCTACACTAGCACCATTAAGAGCTCTGTTTCCAAATATCCATACAAAAGAGACATTGACTTCTAAGAAAGAGCTAGCTCCGTTTGCACGCTTCTCATCACGCATGGCTGCTCTTGACTTCATCGTGTGTGATGAGAGCGACGCATTTGTCACCAACAACAACGGCAACATGGCTAGAATCTTAGCCGGAAGAAGGTATGCATGCATACTTGACATCACATTTTTTCACACTCTcttgttttataattttcacaaaaaaatatatatatatatatgagcagAAGATACATGGGACATAAAGTAACCATCCGTCCAAACGCCAAGAAACTCCATAAAATCTTCACAAACAGACACAACATGACATGGGATGAATTCTCAACCAAGGTCCGGAAATACCAAACAGGGTTCATGGGGGAGCCAGATGAAATGAAAGCAGGAGAAGGAGAGTTCCATGAGAACCCGACCTCCTGCATTtgtcaaaagaagaagaagaaggacaatGAAAAACTAAAAGAGGACGAGCAAGACTCATGGCCATGGGAGTACTCAGACATTGGCAATGTCCCCATGGCCACTAGAAGCGAGTTTGAATCATCAACCAGAAGTTGACCATGATGAGATCTTCTGACTAATCTTTTCtccctttctttttttcttttgtgctctttatgcaaagaaacaaacatTCTTTTCCAAAACACAAAATGTAATGTCATTTGAAGGGTTACAAGTAGAAAGAAAGGTGGTCctgtgtacatatatatatagacctCTTTTGtacatacatgtatatgtatatccATCTTTTAATCTTTCTTTagttctcttttgtttttaataaattaacatTGATTGCagttaaaatcaaataatagtGAATAGCTGATTACACATGAGgctatgtaaaaaaaaaaaaaaaatcagttccAGATGTGATCGTCGCATGGATCACAACCTTCCTGAGCAATGTCGGTGATCTGAACGCCGGCGTCGTAGATCTTGCCAGCTTCCCAGTTGGCCGGAAGAACTCGCTGGGACCAGAGCATTTTGCCGTCGAAGCCAGCAGTCACCACGAATCTGAACTGAAGAGGTCCGGTTGGTACTTTGTCAGTGACCCAGACGGCTCCGTGGCTTCTGGTCATGTAACTCCAATGGGAAGAACCAACCTGAGCAATGTCGATGGCTACGACTTCGGTTTGGCCTCCTTGGTATAAGAGCTTTATCGCCAAGTAGTTTGGCTTCTTGCTTGATTCttcaactctcacattcatcatcttcttgtttCCGTAGTCGCAAGGGACtctgttttcaaaatatatttgttattatattactactaaagcaaaaatattaatttaaatgaaataaaactaAGGGTTTTGTTTGGAACCTCTGGTATTGAATGTCCACAACGCCTTGTCTAAGAAGATCTCTGTCGGCGCCAATAACCGGCTTAGCCATGGCCCTGAAGGCTCTGCTGCTGAGGATAAGATCTGTTTGGTTGCTCATGTTCAGGTCGGTGACCATCACCGTGGTTCCTCTGGTGCTGCAAAGAGAAGGGTTGTTGCATCTGACCTGGAAGCAAGCTCCGCAGCCGGCGCCGTCTTTGTATATTGAAGGCACGGCAGCGGCTATGTGACCGGCGAAGAAACTCGTAGCCATAGAACCATAGGAGCAAGCTCCCGCTAAAAAAAAGAGTAGAAGAAAGACAGGGatgagaaaataattatttaacaatAAGAGAGAGTGAAGGGATGAGTGAATACAGGAGAGAGCAGAGGCAGAGGAGAAATAAGCAGCCTTAGAGCGTTGGAGACATCGGTCGCAGGCGTCAACGGAAGACGATAATAGTAAAACGACGAAGAAGAGAAAGCAGCTTCCCATTTTTGTTTGTGGTTTGCTTTAATactaaagagagaaagatgcAACAAAACTTAGTAGTAATATGAATGATAGATAGACAAGAGAAGTGAGGACGGAGTTTGTGAATATATAGTGAAGAAGGGAGTGTGTGCCAGCTCAGCATCTCTATACACATCGGACACGTCATGGTTCCATGCATATAGCCCTGGTCCACTAGGTTAGATGGAAGCAGCTGGCTGGCTAGCTAGTCTACTACCATTCTTCAGTCCACAACTCAAGAAAAAGGTACGCGTTTTGTGGAATTTACATTTGATGTTTCTTTTGACAATGACATCTTTCATCTCCAAAGAGTTCagagttattttgttttttctcttcttatAAAAATGAACAAAAGAACCATTCCCCAGTGTGAAAATGAGTAGATGACGTGGTCTTGCACCGACTCTTTGCACCACAGCTGTGTCCCTTCTCTTCCTCGGGCCTTGTACATGTCGGcttcctgattttttttttttgattttgttaaagAGAACACCAACCAAATCACTCTATATTATTCACTTATCTAATAATGGTATAAAATTATCCTCTCTCTATAccattttgaattttaaagttttcacacatattaaaaaatacaaagttttatataatttattttggtaatactaaacataatatatcatacataattttatattaatttattaaaaatatatctataaatagTATCAATTGAGATATTATAAActagaaatattaaaataattatatacatatagtaAGCATGAAGTATGTTATACATAATATGCTATTATGATaagatttaatttgttttaaagaaaaatggAAGTAGTGAcaagatattattttaaaacaaacttGAAACAATTATTTGTTTAATCACTGCACATATGCCGTATTTTGATCGTAATGCCGCATAACTGACTGTTACAATTTGAACGTATTTTTTATCGTTTACCACAAAATAGCATATAGTTCTTCATGTATTAGGGTTTGTTTGGaatttgttcttatttttttctctccttccctaataaatgaataaaatgtcGACCAAgaaaatgaatacaatattaAAGATATCGTTAGTCGTTGGAAAGTAACCAAACCTTTTGCATAGAACTAGCGCTTAAGCAGGTATTTGAAAGCTAGCCAAAGTTTAGATGGTAgcagattatatatttatattatatattttaaaatatgtgtttaattataaattattttgatgatataatattatataaaaaag
This portion of the Raphanus sativus cultivar WK10039 unplaced genomic scaffold, ASM80110v3 Scaffold2164, whole genome shotgun sequence genome encodes:
- the LOC130505311 gene encoding expansin-like A2; protein product: MGSCFLFFVVLLLSSSVDACDRCLQRSKAAYFSSASALSSGACSYGSMATSFFAGHIAAAVPSIYKDGAGCGACFQVRCNNPSLCSTRGTTVMVTDLNMSNQTDLILSSRAFRAMAKPVIGADRDLLRQGVVDIQYQRVPCDYGNKKMMNVRVEESSKKPNYLAIKLLYQGGQTEVVAIDIAQVGSSHWSYMTRSHGAVWVTDKVPTGPLQFRFVVTAGFDGKMLWSQRVLPANWEAGKIYDAGVQITDIAQEGCDPCDDHIWN
- the LOC130505310 gene encoding protein ROOT HAIR SPECIFIC 17-like, whose translation is MASLNLKMKKRENYGTEPDKKKLAMAGIRHQLLLLLRRRHRLFPLVSAFSGCLLLLLLFSFSFPPVIHRSPPGRKNQIAVEPKLLVPENGGRSDRHLWSSKLSNSYYGCSNASDTFQVLDKTSQTDRYLLIATSGGLNQQRTGIIDAVVAAYILNATLVIPKLDQNSYWKDTSNFEEIFDVDWFITHLSKDVKIIKELPKGEESRLIGLQSIRVPRKCTPSCYLQRVLPLLKKKHVVQLSKFDYRLANQLDSELQKLRCRVNYHAVRYTETINKMGQTLVDRMRTKSKHFVALHLRFEPDMLAFSGCYYGGGQKERLELGAMRRRWKTLHAANPDKVREHGRCPLTPEEIGLMLRGLGFGREVHLYVASGEVYGGDATLAPLRALFPNIHTKETLTSKKELAPFARFSSRMAALDFIVCDESDAFVTNNNGNMARILAGRRRYMGHKVTIRPNAKKLHKIFTNRHNMTWDEFSTKVRKYQTGFMGEPDEMKAGEGEFHENPTSCICQKKKKKDNEKLKEDEQDSWPWEYSDIGNVPMATRSEFESSTRS
- the LOC130505309 gene encoding protein LAZ1-like; protein product: MVWVGVEGLVMEISSATTRLLSYSAPAWASLMAGAFLILTLSLSMYLVFDHLSTYKNPEEQMFLIGVILMVPFYSIESFASLVNPSISVDCGILRDCYESFAMYCFGRYLVACLGGEDRTIEFMQRQGRKSFKTPLLLDHHNDDKGSIKHPFPMNLFLKPWRLSHWFYQVVKFGIVQYMIIKSLTALTALILEAFGVYCEGEFKWSCGYPYLAVVLNFSQSWALYCLVQFYGATKDELSHINPLAKFLTFKSIVFMTWWQGVAIALLSSLGLFKSSIAHSLQLKTSVQDFIICIEMGIASVVHLYVFPAKPYGLLGDRFTGSVSVLGDYASVDCPIDPDEIRDSERRTKVRLPHPNVDIRSGMTIKESMRDVFVGGGEYIVKDVRFTVTQAVEPMEKSITKFNEKLHKISQNIKKHDKDKRRVKDDSCMSSSSSRRVIRGIDDPLLNGSFSDSGVTRTKKHRRKSGYTSAESGGESSSDQAYSGFEVRGRRWITKD